The following DNA comes from Bacillus thermozeamaize.
AGGATGCAAGCTTCCGCCCGAAGGCTTCCCCTTGCCTCCCCGCTCGACTTGCATGTATTAGGCGCGCCGCCAGCGTTCGTCCTGAGCCAGGATCAAACTCTCCATGAAAAAAGTTCAACTCTGACTCATCAGGTTCGCTTCATTGTGCAGTTTTCAAGGAACATCGCTTTGTTGCTGCTGTTCGTTTATCCTTCTGTCGTCCGCCGCTCACTGGCTTCCTTCGTGAGCGCGACATTTCTCATGGTAACATGCCCAATTTCATTTGTCAAGCATGTTTTCATGCCTTGAATGATTTTTTTGTCTGTCTTGCTGTCATGAATGGCGAACAGCAAAATGTAATATATCATGTGGCAGCATTCAGATCAATGCCTGTTGTCTTGATGAATGCAACTTATTTTGGCATACAGGGCCATTTCACTCAGAAGTATGCCTGTTACCGACGAATATCTTTTGATATCAACTCGATGGGATAGAAATCATCTCACGAGGCAAGCTAATCGGAGAATCGCTCATTGCCTGCCAGACGAAAGGAGAGTCTGCACAGATGTCAAATCCGTTTAAACCAAAACCTGACGATCGCTCTGACAACGTTGAAAAGCTGCAGGAAATGATCGAAAACACCATGGCAAACATTCATGAGGCCCGTGATTACCTGAAAGCCCATGGAGATGAAATGGATCCCGAAGAGGCAAGGCAAATGGAAGAAAAAAATGAGCGCCGGATAACGGCCATCGAAGGCTACCGCGCGGAAATCAAAGACGAAATCAAGCATCAGGATGAATGAAACGACGCCTATCCCGCCCCGCTTGCACAAGCGGGGCGGGACGATTAGGGGCCTTCATCGCTCCGCAAAGGCGTCTTCTCCATAAAACACATGCGAAAGCTCCAGCGTTCCCCCTATTTCGATGATGCCATACGAATAGCTCGGGCTTCTTCTTTTGTCAGTGGGGGAGCCAGGATTAAAGAGAATCAGTCCCTGATAGACATTCTGATAGGGCAAGTGGGAGTGGCCAAAAATGATGACGTCCAGCCTTTCTCCATGAAATGCCTCGTAAGCCCGCTTGGCTGTTTGTTCGCGCGCGCCCCCGTCGCCGTGCACCAAGCCAATCGTGTACCCTCCGAGCTTGATTTTCTCCTTCCGCCTGAACCGCCTGCGGATATGCTCGTCGTCGTTGTTCCCCACCACGGCGACCAGATTGCGATTCAACACCAGTAAATCCTCAACCACCTCTTCCGTCATGAAATCCCCAGCATGCAGGACGACATCCGCCCGCTCAATTTCCTGAACCAATCGAGGCGGCAACCACCGCCCCCGTTTCGGCAGGTGTGTGTCGGACAACACGATTCCCCTCAAGCCCCCTCCTCCTCTTCCTTTTCTTTATTCTAGTGATGATGCCAGTTGGTCATTTTGACGGAGTTTCCGGCATGGGCGGCAACTTTTTCCATCCCGCTTCGGTCAGCACGCCATCCACGGGAAGATCGTGCTTCTCCACGGGGATCTCCGGAACCATCTGGCATTCAAACGAAAGACCGACAGAAATCAGCCGCTTTTTTGATCGCATCAAACTGGATTGCATCAAAAACCGATCATAGTAACCGCCGCCATACCCGATCCTGAAACCACGCCGATCAAAAGCCACTCCCGGCACGAGCAACAGGGCGCGGCAACGGCAGCCTGCGTCCGCATAAGGCATGGTGTTCCCGCATGGTTCGGGAATGCCCCACGGACCAGTTGCCAGATCCTCCCACTGGTGAATCTCGTAAAATTCCATCGTTTCCCTGCTTCGATCCACCTTCGGCGCCAGCACCTTTTTGCCGTCCTGCCACACCTGTTCAATCAAAGGTCGCGTATCCACTTCACTCCGAAAGGAGAGATAGGTGAGTACACATTCCGCCCAATCATACCAAACAGAACGGCATAACCGGCTGGCAATCTGCCTGGAGGCTGCCTGCCTGGTTTCCTCAGGGATCTGATCCCGGGCATGCAGCCATTCCCGGCGCAATCGGCTTTTCAAACCTGTTTCTCTCCTTTGCTTCATATGACCAATCTATACCAAGGTCCCAACCCGATGCAAGAAAAACAGCAAAATCTACGCCCCCCTCGCATCCGTCTGCACGCTGGCGTTTTCCAGACGTATGTCAGCAGACGCCAGCGAAAGCACGATCATCGGAACCACAAGATAGACGATCGCAGTCGCGGCAGCCACAATGCCCGAATCATTGAAAAACAGCGCAGCCACGCTTCCCACCAGAATTCCGCGAAAACCAGCTGCCAGTTGTGGAGAAAACCGTTGCAACCGGCCTTTTCCGCCCATCCTTGGCCGCAATTGCACCAACAAACTGACCAGCAGTGACGTGGCGAACACCTTGGTCCAAATCGAGTATCGGATCAAGCGCCAATTCGTCTCCAGTTTCCGAACAATCAACGCCCGTATCGCCTCCCACTCTCCCTCATTTGAAACTTCCAGCGCCATGCCGACATGCGAATCCTGCACACCTGTTCCGAATGTATTGATCCCCAGCAGGAGAAGGAACGCAAAGAAAAAACCAACCGCCAGGAGCAACAATATCCGCCGGATCGAAGCGTTTGGCTGACGAAGAAATATCCAGGCGCCCGTAAATCCCACACCGGCCGCCAAGGCGCCCCCCGCATTCGCGCCGGTTCCCGGATCGGACAGGACAATCACCCAGCCCAACATGAAACATGCCGTCCCCGCCAGCAACAGCCGGTTTCGCCACGTCCTTCCTGAGGCATGCAGCAGATCCCAGACCAAAGCCACGGTCAAAATGACAGAGCCGACTAAAATGCCCATGTACTCATTGCCAATCCCATAAAACCTCGCTGCCAGCATCGGATCATAGCTCAGCAGCGATTCCCTCAGCCAAACGCCGCCGCGCAACAGGTCCAAGGCCACCGGAAGCCACCCGCAACCGGCTGCCAACAGCAGCCCGACAGGCGGCGGAAACCAACGATCGATCAACCAGGCCGCAAGCAAGGTGACCCCCCAGAGAAAGAGCAGCGCTTGCCAGCCCGCCGCCAGCCAGTCAGACAAAACGAAAAACGCAAGCGGTGCAAAAAGCGTGGCAAAAGCGAGGATGCGCACCCGGGCATACCATTTCTGAAAATGGAACAAACCCACCAGGCCGGCCAGGATGAAGATGGCCATTTGCTGGACAACATACGGCCGCAATACACGCGGCCGCATCTGGTGTGCCCAGTGCATTTGCCCCAGCTCCCGCCAGAACGCATCCTGTTCCGATGCTGTTCCCGCCTTCTGCAGAGCGCAACCGCTCATCCACAGCGGTATGGGGATGCCCAATTGCTGTAACACGGTTGCTGTCACGTCAAGATTGGTCACCACCCCATCCCGCCTCGTGCTCTCAGAACGCAACAAGCCACCGGGTTGCCTTCCCGTCCCTCCTTTTGTTTTCCCCTCCAACCACAGCACCGGCGCAAGCCACATCCCCGCCTGATAGGAGGATTCGTCCACCATCGGCGAGACCACCAGCAACGTGTCCTCGTCGCGCTTTTCGCGTCGCACACCCTGGACAAACCGGGCCATTTCGTTCAAGATGACGGTTCGGACATACACCGCATGCCGGCTGTCCATCTGCCCCACCAGCGCGGATAGCCGATCCAAATCCCCCAGTTCAAAGACCACCAGCCGGACAGCAAACGGCAATGTTCGAAACGCCTGCATCATCGCATCATAATCAGTGGCCATGCCAAACGGCCGCTCCGGTGCTTCCCGCACCATTCTCCTTCCGACTTCACCGAGCGGCGTCCAGCCCGCTTCGTCCATTGTGAGAAGGGGAGCCAGCCGTTTCACCGCAGGCCCACGATCACTGTTGCCGAAAACAGCCGTCCATCCCCCCGATTCCCGGATCAATTGTCCGAGCGCACCCGGTACCGCCACATATTGCTTCATCGCCTGATTTTCGCTCACCAGCCGGGCAATGGCCGGAACCAGTACACCGCTGGTCTGCCATCGTCCGGTCAGCTGCGCATACCATTTGGACGCCCGTACCCCCTCCGGCGGCACCTGCTCCTGTGCATCATATCCATGTGCCTCTTTCACCCCCGCCGCATAGGCGCCTGCGCCCAGTGTCACATAGGCGTGAACATCCTTATGAGTCCGCGCGGTTTTCAACGTCATCGCGCCCAGCCAGCTCTCACCGGCCAGCTCCCGCCAGGCGGGGTGCGCCAAGAGATCGCCAAACGACAGGCCGTTCATCAAGACCAGGATCACCCGGCGATTTCCCGGCATCCTCCCTCCATCCTGCACCTTTCCTTCATCCGGCACCTTCCCTTCCACAGGCGTCTCCTGTTTCGCCCAGATGGCCCCGGAAAACATCAAACCGAGAAACAAAACTGTGAGCCCAAGGCGACGTACCCAGCGAAAACAATCGCGCGCTTTTCCCGGAAACGGCTGCATCTTTTCTCCTCCTCATTACCGGTAGTGTTTCCGGTATCCGGCGCGCTATGTCCGATGTTCGCAAAACACATGATCGGATGCATCGTTCCACAGGATTATCCACAATACCCACAAAGTTATCCACAGAAAAAACAGCCGTGATTCAACATTTTTCGCGGTTTATTCACAGGTTCCACAAACGGCGGCCCGCAAGTTATCCATACGAACACCGCTTGTCCACAAGGCAAAAAAAGGTTGTTTCTCCAAGGAGAAACAACCTCACAAATCCAGCCCGGCCACTGCGTTCAGATCCATTCCCGCAAATTCCCCGCGTTCATATAAAATGTGCCCAGCTGCCGCGATCATCGCTGCGTTGTCCGTGCACAGCGAAAGCGGCGGGATCGCCAAAGGGATGCCCGTCTCCTCCATGCGTTTCCGCAATGCCTGGCGCAATCCCCGGTTGGCCGCAACCCCTCCGGCCAGGATCACCTGACGGACCTGCAATTCCTTGGCGGCCCGCACCGTCTTTTCCACGAGCACCTCAACCACCGCCGCCTGAAAACTGGCCGCCAGATCAGCAAGCGGCAACGTCTCGCCCCGCTCCTCTGCACGCGCAATGACCTGCAGGACCGCCGATTTCAAGCCGCTGAAGCTGAAATCGTAGGATTCCGGCTCCAGCCATGCCCGGGGCAGCGGAATGCTGGGTTCCCCCCGCTGGGCCAAGGCGTCCAGTTGCGGCCCTCCCGGATAGGGCAAACCCAATGAGCGGGCCACCTTGTCATACGCCTCTCCCGCCGCATCATCCCTTGTCTGGCCGACCAGTTCATACTTCCCATGCTCCCGCATCAGGATCAGTTCCGTATGTCCGCCAGAGACCACCAACGCCAGCAGGGGAAACCGCATCTCGCTGACCAGCCGGTTGGCATAGATATGCCCGGCGATATGGTTCACCGCCAGCAACGGTATCCCCCATGCCAGCGCCAACGCCTTCGCCGCCGCCACACCCACCAGCAAGGCGCCGACCAAGCCCGGCCCATAGGTGACCGCCACGGCTGCCAAGTCTTTCTTCTCCACTTCCGCCCGGCGCAGCGCCTCCTCAATCACCCAGGTCACCCGCTCCACGTGATGACGCGAGGCCACCTCCGGCACGACACCGCCAAACGGCTGGTGAAGGTCCATCTGCGAGGCGATCACATTGGAACAGATCCGCTGCCCGTCTGCCACCACCGCAGCCGCCGTCTCATCACAACTGGTTTCGATTCCCAGGATGAGCGTCGCTTGCCGTTCGCCACGCCCCATAGCCGCCCTCCTCTTCACGCCGTTACGGCTCATTCCATGTCCTTCCATTCATGCTGGAACAACGACGACAACCTTCCTTCATCCAATGTCGCCCACATGATCAGGGCATCCTCCAGATTGTCCGTGTAGTACTGGGGCCTCACGCCGGTGACGACAAACCCCAGCTTGTTGTACAGATTTTGCGCCCTGACGTTGGACACGCGGACTTCCAGCGTCATCCGCTCCGCCCCCAGGGACCTGGCCCAGACCATCAGGGTTCCCATCAGCAGCCATCCCAGGCGCCGGCCTTGAACCTCCGGATGGATCGCCACATTGGTGATATGGGCCTCGTCGATCAACACCCACATGCCGCCATAGCCGCGAATTTTCCCTTCGACCAAAAGCACCAGGTAATGGGCCGACTTATTCAGCACCAGTTCATTGTAATAAGCCTGCTTCGACCAGGGATTGGGAAAGGCGGCCCGCTCCACCTCCCAAACATCATCAATATCCTCCAGGCGCATCGGACGTACCTGAACGCGTTCATTCATCCCTGCCCGCCCCCAGCTTTTCAGCTTTTTGCAGAAGGTTTTGTTCCGCCTCTGTCTTTTGCAAATACTGCGGCACAAAACGGTGGATGCTTTCACCTGCCGCCACCACGATCCCCTGATGTCCCCATCTCTCCCGAACGCCTGTCTCATCGGCCCGGCCCATCCATTCCAGGGCCAGGCGGCCGATCACAGAAGGCCGGGGCAGGCGTTGCTCCGGATCGGGCAGGCACAGACGGCTGCCGAGCTGGGATTGCGCCCATTCCTGATGCAACAGCAGATCATCTCCCGTCAGCCAGACGGGACCATCCAGGGGGTCCAATACCCTGGATACCCACTCTTTCCACGGGACCACCATTTCTTTTTGGACCAAACGCAGCCTTCCGCCTTCCCGGCGGTACAAACCGGTATAAACGCGTCCCCGCCGGGCATCAATGAGCGGACAAATCCACCCGTCAACCGGACCCAGACTGGCCGCCATCCCCATCAGGGTGGAGACGCCGACAAGCGGTATCTTCAGCGCCCAGGCCATCATCTTCGCCGACGTCACCCCAATCCGCACCCCTGTATAGGAACCCGGTCCCATCGCCACCGCTATCATTTGCAGATCCCCGGGGCCGACCCCGAGACTGCGCAACAGGGAATCCACGGTGGGCATCAGGCGAACGGAGTGATTTTTCTTCTGATTGGTGATCACTTCACCCAGCAGATGGGTCTCATCCAGAATGGCCACGCCCATCACCAATGTCGAAGTATCCATGGCCAGGATTTTCATGACTCCTCACTCCCCGTGTCGCGCCGCCCGAGGGCAGCCATCCAATCCGACACCCGGCGGCGGCTCCTGGGACCTGTGGCCTCGATGGAAACGACGCGCCGCTCCCCCTGGGCCCGGGCCATGCTCACGTCCAGCCGATCTTCCGGCAGCCATTGCCGGATGATTTCAGGCCATTCGATCACCACAACGCCATCTCCATCCCAATATTCCTCCAGTCCCAGTTCCTCCGTCGGATCCTCCAGGCGGTACAAATCCATATGATACAGCGGCAGGCGGCCCTGGTACTCCTTCACCAAGGTAAAAGTCGGGCTGTTGACTGGTTTCGCGATCCCAAGCCCTTGCGCCAACCCCTGGGTAAAGGTGGTTTTCCCGATCCCGAGCCCCCCGTACAGCGCGACACAATCTCCAGCCTTCAGCACTTCTCCCAGGCATCTCGCCAGCCGCTTCATTTCATCCGAGGTTTCCACTATCAGCTTCCAAGCCACCATCGCTTCATTCCCTTTTTGTGAAGTGATTGTATCCCAGCTTCGCGACCGGTACGGCTGAACCGTCTTGCCTTTTCAAAAACACGCCAAACCCCGCCTGGACCTCACCGCAGCGGTATACCGGCAGTCCCCTTTCCCTGAACGCCTGCTCCAGCACCGGCCAGGCATCCGCGGGAACCGTGCCCAACAACTGAAAATCTTCGCCGCCATACAACGCCCAGTCTTCCGGCGCGATTTGGCAAAACCGGGCGAAATCGCGCACAGGCTCTGCGATGGGCAGGGCCGCTTCCTCGATCCAAACGGCCACCTGGCTGGCTTCCGCAATCTCCCACGCCTCGCTGGCCAGCCCGTCGCTGACGTCATTCAATGCCCCGCCAAACGGCAACGCAGCCAACACCCGGCCGGCTTCAACCCGCGGCAGAGGGCGCTGATGCATCTGCAGGATCGCCGCAAGCCGCCCGGCATCCCCAGTTTGCTCCCACGCCTCTCCCAATCTCGGGTTTAAAAGCGCATGCAGTCCAGCCGCCGAACCGCCTAACGGCCCGGTGACAAACACCTGGTCCCCCGCCTTTGCCGCCGATCGCAACCACGCATGCCCCGCCGCCACTTC
Coding sequences within:
- a CDS encoding small acid-soluble spore protein Tlp, producing MSNPFKPKPDDRSDNVEKLQEMIENTMANIHEARDYLKAHGDEMDPEEARQMEEKNERRITAIEGYRAEIKDEIKHQDE
- a CDS encoding 5-formyltetrahydrofolate cyclo-ligase; translated protein: MKSRLRREWLHARDQIPEETRQAASRQIASRLCRSVWYDWAECVLTYLSFRSEVDTRPLIEQVWQDGKKVLAPKVDRSRETMEFYEIHQWEDLATGPWGIPEPCGNTMPYADAGCRCRALLLVPGVAFDRRGFRIGYGGGYYDRFLMQSSLMRSKKRLISVGLSFECQMVPEIPVEKHDLPVDGVLTEAGWKKLPPMPETPSK
- a CDS encoding tRNA N6-adenosine(37)-threonylcarbamoyltransferase complex transferase subunit TsaD; protein product: MGRGERQATLILGIETSCDETAAAVVADGQRICSNVIASQMDLHQPFGGVVPEVASRHHVERVTWVIEEALRRAEVEKKDLAAVAVTYGPGLVGALLVGVAAAKALALAWGIPLLAVNHIAGHIYANRLVSEMRFPLLALVVSGGHTELILMREHGKYELVGQTRDDAAGEAYDKVARSLGLPYPGGPQLDALAQRGEPSIPLPRAWLEPESYDFSFSGLKSAVLQVIARAEERGETLPLADLAASFQAAVVEVLVEKTVRAAKELQVRQVILAGGVAANRGLRQALRKRMEETGIPLAIPPLSLCTDNAAMIAAAGHILYERGEFAGMDLNAVAGLDL
- a CDS encoding ribosomal-protein-alanine N-acetyltransferase — encoded protein: MNERVQVRPMRLEDIDDVWEVERAAFPNPWSKQAYYNELVLNKSAHYLVLLVEGKIRGYGGMWVLIDEAHITNVAIHPEVQGRRLGWLLMGTLMVWARSLGAERMTLEVRVSNVRAQNLYNKLGFVVTGVRPQYYTDNLEDALIMWATLDEGRLSSLFQHEWKDME
- a CDS encoding tRNA N6-adenosine(37)-N6-threonylcarbamoyltransferase complex dimerization subunit TsaB; the encoded protein is MKILAMDTSTLVMGVAILDETHLLGEVITNQKKNHSVRLMPTVDSLLRSLGVGPGDLQMIAVAMGPGSYTGVRIGVTSAKMMAWALKIPLVGVSTLMGMAASLGPVDGWICPLIDARRGRVYTGLYRREGGRLRLVQKEMVVPWKEWVSRVLDPLDGPVWLTGDDLLLHQEWAQSQLGSRLCLPDPEQRLPRPSVIGRLALEWMGRADETGVRERWGHQGIVVAAGESIHRFVPQYLQKTEAEQNLLQKAEKLGAGRDE
- a CDS encoding tRNA (N6-adenosine(37)-N6)-threonylcarbamoyltransferase complex ATPase TsaE, encoding MVAWKLIVETSDEMKRLARCLGEVLKAGDCVALYGGLGIGKTTFTQGLAQGLGIAKPVNSPTFTLVKEYQGRLPLYHMDLYRLEDPTEELGLEEYWDGDGVVVIEWPEIIRQWLPEDRLDVSMARAQGERRVVSIEATGPRSRRRVSDWMAALGRRDTGSEES
- a CDS encoding thiamine-phosphate kinase, with translation MVSDSNNRSDEAVKPSDEFQLIRTLLRKQRPSSQVVVGVGDDAAVVRLRPGMELVATCDAMVQGPHFTRQTMSPYDIGWKAMAANLSDLAAMAAEPRFALVTLGVNEEWAVDELVELYAGLYDLAERYDVQVVGGDTVSSPGGLCVSMTLLGEVAAGHAWLRSAAKAGDQVFVTGPLGGSAAGLHALLNPRLGEAWEQTGDAGRLAAILQMHQRPLPRVEAGRVLAALPFGGALNDVSDGLASEAWEIAEASQVAVWIEEAALPIAEPVRDFARFCQIAPEDWALYGGEDFQLLGTVPADAWPVLEQAFRERGLPVYRCGEVQAGFGVFLKRQDGSAVPVAKLGYNHFTKRE